A stretch of DNA from bacterium CG_4_10_14_0_2_um_filter_33_32:
CGAAAAGTATCCCTTTCTGTGTATAAAAGCTGGTAGCAATGTTGTATCGTAATCATGAATATGATTAGCAACAACAACGATAGAAAAATTAAAATCTTGATGTTGCTTTAATACATTTTCTAAATTTTCCATACCGTAACAACTAATTTGATTATTGCTCTCAAATTTTACCAGTTTATTGAGGATTACTTTGGCTACAAGTTTGTAGAAAATTCTTTCGAATATTGATCTTTTTACTGGGTCTTTTTTGTCATACCATCTTTTACCTTGCTTTACATTATCAGACAACCAAAAAACCTCCTTTGTCAAAGAAACGAGAATATCTTAGTATACCAATCTTATAATCTATACGTCAAACGAATTTTATTTAATCGTATCTACAAAAAGTGAAAGTTCATCTCTAACTAATCTTGGCAATAAAAATTTATCCGCAATTATTGTTTTGCCGGCTTTACCCATTTTTAGCCTTAATGTATTGTTGTTAAGTAAGTCTATAATTCTTTGCCCGCATTCTTCCACGCTTTTTACCAAATATCCGTCTTTACCGTTAAATATTTGAGTTCTAATCCCGCCTGTATCGCCCCCAATAACTGGTGTTTCTTTATACAAAGCTTCAGCAACAGTAAGACCGAAGCCTTCCCTTAAAGATTTTTGCAGAATTATTTTTGAAAATGTCTGAATTGCATTAATTTGAATGTCATCAAGATTGCTAAAAATTTTTATATTTTTATCTTTATTGGCCTCTTTTTTTACAAAAGCCATAATTTTAAAATTTTCCGGGTCATCCGAAGCTGCGGATCCTGCAAGAATAAGCTGTAAATCCGGAAATTCTTTTTTTGCTAATCGGTATGACTGAATTACGCCTAGCGGATCTTTCCAAGGATCAAACCTGGAAATCTGCGAAATAATTGACTTCTTAGTATTTAAACCTAATTTTTTAATTATTTCTTCGGCTTTTTCCAAATCTATCTTTTTATTTTTGGGGCTTAAAGGATTAATGGCAGGTTGAACTATACGATTTGGAATTTTTAAGCCTTTTGGGATGAATTCTTCAAGAGAAAAAGTGGCTGACTCGTAGGACTTTAAAAATCCTTTTAAATAATCCCAAACTTGAGGATTGGTTGGTGAAATCTGAATATGACATCTCCATATTGATTTTGGTGCGTTAGGCCAAAAAAACGGGATAGCCATTGGTTGCGGATCATGAATAAAAAGCAAATCAAATTTTTGTTTACTTAGCAGCTTTGCGTTTTTTTCATTAACGCTTTCATAAATTCCCCTGGTTTTTACTGTAAAAGTGAAGGATTTCTCTCCTTGAAGAGAATTATGAATAGCTTTTGTTACTTTATAAAAATCTTCATTAGCTTCTAAATTTTCCCAAGCAACATTAATGCCTAAAGAATTAAGCAAAGGAATTTCTGCTTGAAGAATTTCCGCAACACCTCCCCCGTATTTGGTAGCATTTAGAAAAAGAATCCTTGCGCCTTGAAGCTTTTTAGATAATTCTAAAATTTCCTCGTAAAGTTCTTCTTTTATAAAAGGCAGATAACTTTTAAGCAAGGCGGGCGAATTTTTAATTTTTTGCATGAAACAACTTATTTAATTTTTGGTTTGATCTTTTTAGTAGCCTCTATTGATTCCTTTGTCTTTGGAACCCTTATAGTAAGTATACCATTTTCGTAATCTGAATCAGCTGCATTTTTATCTACTGGCGATGGAAGTTTAACTGTTCTTGAAAATGCACCAATAGAAATTTCTTTTCTGAAAAAATCTGCTTTTCTTTCTTCCTCTTCTTCTTTTCTCTCTCCACTAATTTCAA
This window harbors:
- a CDS encoding glycosyl transferase family 1, whose product is MQKIKNSPALLKSYLPFIKEELYEEILELSKKLQGARILFLNATKYGGGVAEILQAEIPLLNSLGINVAWENLEANEDFYKVTKAIHNSLQGEKSFTFTVKTRGIYESVNEKNAKLLSKQKFDLLFIHDPQPMAIPFFWPNAPKSIWRCHIQISPTNPQVWDYLKGFLKSYESATFSLEEFIPKGLKIPNRIVQPAINPLSPKNKKIDLEKAEEIIKKLGLNTKKSIISQISRFDPWKDPLGVIQSYRLAKKEFPDLQLILAGSAASDDPENFKIMAFVKKEANKDKNIKIFSNLDDIQINAIQTFSKIILQKSLREGFGLTVAEALYKETPVIGGDTGGIRTQIFNGKDGYLVKSVEECGQRIIDLLNNNTLRLKMGKAGKTIIADKFLLPRLVRDELSLFVDTIK
- a CDS encoding Hsp20/alpha crystallin family protein, whose amino-acid sequence is MAITKWDPFSGLDEFFEESIRPMIARRMMPAVDVYESNNDVIVKSTISGIKPEDIDITVGDDYIEISGERKEEEEERKADFFRKEISIGAFSRTVKLPSPVDKNAADSDYENGILTIRVPKTKESIEATKKIKPKIK